In Eupeodes corollae chromosome 3, idEupCoro1.1, whole genome shotgun sequence, a single genomic region encodes these proteins:
- the LOC129950850 gene encoding phospholipase A1 codes for MKCVLIVISVFLTTVGGSDGLLFDKSALKNLFTSGVLDLNILRCIVHNTNVCPHPDVNFRVYTPKGPRLGVELSIKTPWSLYKAGYSKSRELVFVIHGFNGTAQDNHLIYLRDAYLSRDYNVITVDWKPLTQYPCYLTALINTRLAAQCAAQIYSFITHHGTPREKITCVGHSLGAHICGMISNHLTKKQYRIIGLDPARPLIERKKTDSFRLTLDDASVIQVIHTNAGYLGQSENTGHLNYCINGGTYQPYCKGHPIRRSRCSHFMSICFLANAMFKHKKFIGVPCPNGCVKISGPGRLPVSTRNPFKIDTLLQEYRMGNDAPDNARGCFCLDVPFAKHCPFTQAE; via the exons ATGAAATGTGTTTTAATTGTTATATCAGTGTTTTTAACAACAGTTGGAG gttctgaTGGATTGCTTTTTGATAAAAGtgcattaaaaaatctttttacaaGTGGAGTTCTTGATTTAAATATATTGCGATGTATTGTTCATAATACAAATGTCTGTCCACATCCGGATGTAAATTTTCGAGTTTATACACC GAAAGGACCACGACTTGGGGTTGAACTAAGTATTAAGACACCATGGAGTCTCTATAAAGCCGGGTATAGTAAAAGTCGAGAATTGGTATTTGTTATACATGGTTTTAATGGAACTGCTCAAGACAACCACTTAATTTATCTGAGAGATG CTTATCTGTCACGGGATTATAATGTGATTACAGTTGATTGGAAGCCATTGACACAATATCCATGCTATTTGACAGCACTTATAAATACAAGATTAGCAGCTCAGTGTGCAGCACAG atttactCTTTCATAACACATCATGGCACACCTCGTGAAAAAATAACATGCGTTGGACATTCTCTTGGTGCTCATATTTGTGGAATGATAAGCAATCACCTCACAAAGAAACAATACAGGATAATTG GATTAGATCCTGCTCGACCATtaattgaaagaaagaaaaccgACAGTTTCCGTTTGACCTTAGACGATGCAAGTGTTATCCAAGTAATTCATACAAATGCAGGTTATTTGGGACAAAGTGAAAATACAGGACACTTGAATTATTGCATCAATGGTGGAACATATCAACCCTACTGTAAAGGACATCCAATAA GAAGATCTCGATGCAGTCATTTTATGAGCATTTGTTTTCTGGCAAATGCAATGTTTAAGCACAAGAAATTCATTGGAGTTCCTTGTCCAAATGGCTGCGTTAAAATATCAGGTCCAGGTCGATTGCCAGTATCAACGAGGAATCCCTTTAAAATTGATACACTCTTGCAAGAGTATAGAATGGGAAATGATGCACCCGATAA tgCTCGTGGATGTTTTTGTCTCGACGTGCCCTTTGCCAAACATTGTCCATTCACCCAAGCTGAAtaa